One segment of Anopheles stephensi strain Indian chromosome 3, UCI_ANSTEP_V1.0, whole genome shotgun sequence DNA contains the following:
- the LOC118512716 gene encoding UDP-glucose 4-epimerase-like → MTGEQKGTVLVTGGAGYIGSHTVVSLLEAGYGVVALDNFTNSVNSAKNESVALKRVEEITGKKVHFYRCDLLDKDAVDRIFKAHRIDSVIHFAALKAVGESMTNPLLYYKNNMIGMINLLEVMDSLGIYKMVFSSSCTVYGEPERLPITEENPTGNVTNVYGRTKYFIEEMLKDAVSADPKWNIIALRYFNPVGAHKSGRIGEDPTKQFTNLMPYISQVAIGKKDVLTIFGNDYDTPDGTGVRDYVHVMDLATGHVAALHKLDKEHLGLKMYNLGTGKGISVMELIQTFERVNKVKIPYVIQERRAGDISSMYANATLAERELGWKAVHSVDEMCEDFWRWQTMNPNGYKTEQANGHH, encoded by the exons ATGACGGGTGAACAGAAGGGCACGGTTCTGGTAACCGGTGGTGCCGGCTACATCGGTTCCCACACGGTCGTATCACTGCTCGAGGCCGGGTACGGTGTGGTGGCGCTGGACAACTTCACCAATTCCGTCAACTCCGCCAAGAATGAATCGGTCGCGCTGAAGCGCGTCGAAGAGATCACCGGCAAGAAGGTACACTTTTACCGTTGCGATCTGCTCGACAAGGATGCGGTCGACCGCATCTTCAAGGCACACCGTATCGATTCGGTTATTCACTTTGCCGCGCTGAAAGCGGTCGGTGAATCGATGACCAATCCGTTGCTGTACTACAAGAACAATATGATCGGCATGATCAACCTGCTCGAGGTCATGGACAGTCTCGGTATCTACAAGATGGTCTTCTCGAGCTCCTGCACGGTGTACGGCGAACCGGAACGACTGCCAATTACCGAGGAAAATCCGACCGGCAACGTGACGAACGTGTACGGGCGCACGAAGTACTTTATCGAGGAGATGCTGAAGGATGCGGTGAGTGCCGACCCGAAGTGGAACATTATCGCGCTGCGCTACTTCAATCCGGTTGGTGCACACAAATCCGGTCGCATCGGGGAGGACCCGACGAAGCAGTTTACCAACCTGATGCCGTACATTAGCCAGGTGGCGATCGGCAAGAAGGATGTGTTGACCATCTTCGGGAATGACTATGACACGCCGGATGGGACGGGTGTGCGGGATTATGTGCACGTCATGGATTTAGCCACCGGGCATGTGGCGGCGTTGCACAAGCTGGACAAAGAACACCTCGGCTTAAAG ATGTACAATCTCGGTACTGGGAAAGGAATTTCCGTAATGGAGCTCATACAAACCTTCGAACGGGTGAACAAGGTCAAGATTCCGTACGTTATTCAGGAGCGACGCGCCGGCGACATATCGTCCATGTACGCTAACGCGACACTTGCCGAACGAGAGCTCGGATGGAAAGCGGTCCACAGCGTCGATGAGATGT GTGAAGACTTTTGGCGATGGCAAACCATGAACCCGAACGGTTACAAAACGGAGCAAGCTAATGGTCATCATTAG
- the LOC118512718 gene encoding store-operated calcium entry regulator STIMATE-like, whose translation MNSSAVVLGQASDPGTILAGEGNTEWQTLHCSKDALTDLFGWFLQGILATLAFTCLIAKRFCEPQYNRRSWETWWYDTSKQGIGALVIHMANVYLAPLFQGDPCTWYIINFLLDSTIGLFIIYIGIKTCQYLARKKKWDAINFGEYGAPKSWFYQTCIYVCLMVVVKLITTLIIQFDVWDNVKNFVLSPFKDPRIELAVVMLVIPFFVNILIFWVTDNFLMRHTRKKRNTAAGSSHHAHGREHSLLQKVKYKMIHKTKPNDSESDTLLSGDEEILSFSAPNGGGGGVGGHGLVSGRSVMGRHYHHHTTHQAPFHHHHQQHHTYLQTTSIAADGSLSMSAQGVGTGIGGGGSGGGSSSSLLTPLDMDTAIILTSTRTSPGPTNRQSTVQQRTSVINI comes from the exons ATGAATAGTTCCGCAGTGGTGCTGGGGCAGGCTTCTGACCCGGGCACAATTCTTGCCGGCGAGGGTAACACCGAATGGCAGACGTTACACTGCAGCAAAGATGCGCTGACGGATTTGTTCGGCTGGTTCCTGCAGGGCATACTGGCCACACTCGCCTTTACCTGCCTTATCG CTAAACGCTTCTGTGAACCACAGTACAATCGACGCTCGTGGGAAACCTGGTGGTACGATACGTCCAAGCAGGGCATCGGTGCCTTGGTGATCCATATGGCCAACGTTTACTTGGCCCCATTATTTCAAGGAGATCCCTGTACCTG GTACATTATCAACTTCCTGCTAGACTCCACGATCGGgttgtttattatttacatCGGCATTAAAACCTGTCAGTATTTGGCGCGGAAGAAGAAATGGGATGCCATCAACTTTGGTGAATATG GTGCACCAAAATCTTGGTTTTATCAAACGTGTATCTACGTGTGCCTGATGGTGGTCGTTAAGCTTATAACGACGCTCATCATTCAGTTCGACGTCTGGGACAATGTGAAAAACTTTGTTCTCTCACCATTCAAGGATCCGCGGATAGAGCTAGCGGTCGTGATGCTGGTTATACCGTTCTTCGTGAAT ATCCTTATCTTCTGGGTAACGGATAACTTCCTGATGAGACACACGCGCAAGAAGCGCAACACGGCGGCCGGCAGCTCGCACCACGCTCACGGCCGTGAGCATAGTTTGCTGCAAAAA GTAAAATACAAAATGAtacacaaaaccaaaccaaatgaCTCAGAATCTGATACTCTTTTGTCAGGCGATGAAGAAATTTTAAGCTTCAGTGCGCCcaacggcggtggtggtggtgttggtgggcaCGGCCTTGTCAGTGGCCGATCCGTCATGGGACGCCACTATCATCACCACACCACCCATCAAGCTcctttccatcatcatcatcagcaacatcaCACATATCTGCAGACGACGTCGATTGCAGCGGACGGATCGCTGTCGATGTCGGCACAAGGGGTCGGCACCGGCATTGGCGGTGGTGGAAGCGGTGGAGGTAGTTCATCCTCCCTACTAACCCCACTAGACATGGACACGGCAATCATACTGACCTCCACGCGGACCTCACCCGGTCCCACGAACCGACAAAGCACAGTTCAACAGCGCACCAGTGTCATTAACATTTAA